The Deinococcus malanensis nucleotide sequence CGGCCTGCAGACGTCCCAGGCTGGGTCCCAGGTGGTGGAGATAGCCCCGCATACACTGCACCACCCATGCAGGTGGAACTTCTGGAAGTCTGTTCATCGTTGCTTCCGGGAAATGCACCGTGACCCCTTGAAGTGAAGCCAAGTCTCCGTCCACGGCTTGTAGAAGCCGGGAGGCCCATCCGTGGGGGCTAATCAGATCAACCCGCCCCCACCGTTCAGCAAAGGAGGGCAAACGCCCATAGGTGGCGATATACCTCACCAGGTGCGGATATTCTTCCACCTTCAGTTGATGCGCCTGAGCTGTCCAGGCCAGCAAATTAGAGCTAGGGCTCACGCTGAGCCCTTGCCGGGGGTGAATGTGATGCATGTCTTCCTCGAACAGAAGTAGGGCAACAGCCACAGGGCCTTACGCAAGCACAACTAGAGTCATGCCTGGCTATGGGTTATGAAGATGCTGGGAATATCTGAGACGAAAGGTCCAGTTTAATAGACCTATCGTTTGTTACGAATATCAACTCGATGCCAACAAACTTGAGTCAATTAAATCAGATTACTTCCACACGTTCAATCACACGTTTTACTACTAAAGCCCTGCACTCATGTATGAGGTTTTCGAATAGAACTTACTCGAAAACCCGTTGGTGATCAGGCTTTTATCCTCTACAAGAGCGACATAACCAGTTTCCTTTCAAAGAAGAAAACCTCACCCCAAGAGACTAGGGCTATGAGACCTAAAGTAAGCATTTTGCCCGCGCGTTCGGTAACCTCCTCAACCACCGACACTCTGGACGTCCTCGTCCGTATCAGCACCCCAGTGCAGGAAGCAGGAGCAGCTCGGCCCCCTCTTGATTTGGTCTTGGTGCTCGACCGCAGCGGGAGCATGCGAGGACTTCCCCTAGCCCTCGCCAAAAACGCCGCCAAGCTCGTCGTAGGGCAACTTGGTCCAGATGACCGAGTGGCGGTGGTGGCGTTCGATCACCGGGTCGAAGTGGTGGCTCCTTTACAGGAGGTCAAAGACCTTGCACAGCTCGAATCCCTCATCGATACCCTGCAGGTCGGGGGCAGCACCAACCTTTTCGGCGGATGGCAGACCGCCTCTCGTCTCCTGCTTTACGGAGCCGAACAAGGTCGCCTTTCCCGAATTGTGCTGGTTACCGACGGCCGGGCCAATGTGGGACTCCGGGAACCTCTGATCATAGGGGAACACGTTGCACAGGCTCAGACTCAGGGGGTGAGCACCAGTACAGTCGGTGTTGGGGTACGTTACGACGAGAACCTTCTGGAGACCCTGGCAGGTACTGGTGACGGCAACTATCACTTCGCAGAGCGTCCTGACGAGCTGGAAGACACCTTGCAAACTGAATTGGCCAGCCTGAAAGCCACATTAGGACGCCGGGTCAGTCTGGGCCTACGGGGAGTCAAGGTCAAAGACGCTCTTAATGATTTTGGCCGTGTCCACAGTGGACGGCTGGCATTGCCCCCTCTGCGTGCGGGGCGCACGCTTGATCTGGTCTTCCGTCTGATCGTAAGTGACGAACAGAAACTGGCCCTCCGCCTGGCCTGGGACGACGCCACGGGAGAACGACACAGCGAACATGTCATGCATACCTTCCTGGCGGTTCCACAGGGCTTTAATGAGCTGGAACAGGCAGAGGTGGTCCGTGTGAGAGAAGGGCTGCTGGCTGCGAGAGCGCAGCGTACGGCCGCCCAACTTGCCGACATCGGCGATCTGAGTGGAGCGCTGCTGGCACTGAGCAGCATCAGGAACCGCCTGCAGGTCGAGAGCCTGCGGTCGGCAATTTCCCTCACCTCTGAGCTTCATCAGTTGGGCGAAGTGGAACGTCGCCTGCGGCAGAACAACCGGAGCGCTGCTAGCAAACTGGCACGCAAGCAGTCATACG carries:
- a CDS encoding vWA domain-containing protein, whose translation is MRPKVSILPARSVTSSTTDTLDVLVRISTPVQEAGAARPPLDLVLVLDRSGSMRGLPLALAKNAAKLVVGQLGPDDRVAVVAFDHRVEVVAPLQEVKDLAQLESLIDTLQVGGSTNLFGGWQTASRLLLYGAEQGRLSRIVLVTDGRANVGLREPLIIGEHVAQAQTQGVSTSTVGVGVRYDENLLETLAGTGDGNYHFAERPDELEDTLQTELASLKATLGRRVSLGLRGVKVKDALNDFGRVHSGRLALPPLRAGRTLDLVFRLIVSDEQKLALRLAWDDATGERHSEHVMHTFLAVPQGFNELEQAEVVRVREGLLAARAQRTAAQLADIGDLSGALLALSSIRNRLQVESLRSAISLTSELHQLGEVERRLRQNNRSAASKLARKQSYAKQSGREG